The DNA segment GAGGTAATAATAGCTAAATGTAGACAAAGCTAATCCTTTCCAAATTCAAATTACAAATAAAGCAAGGAGACATTTATTAGAAATAGAATATTTCAAGTATTTTGGTCGCAGTGGAAAATCTAATTCAGCTTTCAGTAAATAataccataatgagatatcaaaataaagtaaaaaattttttaaaatttgtaggaTAAGGGATTTTATATTATTGTTTAATTGACCAAAATTGGAGCTATGTTTCTTGAGACAAAGGAAGGATGATTGCCTAgatttcttttgaataataaatTAGGGTCTTTCAGTCATAAGTATTTATTTAGGAAgactttatctttattttatcatAGGAAGAGATTCATTTGATGAAAGAGCAAAAGAAAGTCTCTGTCCATATTCAGACATAGAAGTACATATCTGTCagaatttattttggaaaaattaattcaaaacagTTAATCTTATGAGCAAATCAATTGGCAAGCTAGAATTACTTTTTTGGGATAGGTGCCAATGAGTTACTTACAAAAGTTGTATTAAGGGTGAAGTTACTCAGAATCGAGTGACTAACTCTTCCTTGAAAAGGTAGACAATGTTCTTAAGCATGGTGACATTGGAATTGGGGACTTAGAGGACTCAGGACAGCTTATCGATTTTGAGACAGGAAGGTATTTGAAAGCACAAGAGTGGCAGTTCAAGGTAAGGATGACTGCAAGCAAGGCAAAGTGATACTATTAATTCACTTGTCTTCATTCAGAGCTCTGGACATGTAAAGAAGATCAATGTCCCCTACTAGACAACTCAGGAATGTGTGAAGAGATctaatataaatgtttaaaaaactttaaaatcttcaattgaaaaaatgaaaactaagccTTCCTGACTGTTTTCACGAATCATTATAGCTTTGATTCTCACAAAATGACCTTATCTTTTCACTGAGctatcttttgttcttatatataATGCTAATAATAATtatgatatacaatgttattttCAGAATTATATGATTTATATAAAATGCATAGCAGTGCCTCTATTTAGTAGGTGGTCAACAAAGTATCTCCTATCTTATTATCCCATTTGTTGTGTCGCCTGCCTCACTAGagcagaaaagctgaaagcatttcagaGAAGAACTCCAATATTTCTGTGGAAGTTCTCTCAAGTAATATGCTGTtcctgtatttaaaaatttattaaagatCCAATACTTgtttaaatatctttcaaaaaatattcaatttaaaaagcaaaaccaaaaacaaagaacagcAGTAGTAAAGTATCTGTGGATTCAGGATTCAGACCAACAGTAGCTGATCTAATAGATACAATATCAGGTGATTCTTCAGAGACGAACTGAAATAAAGAGAAGACGGATGATGTAACTTCAACCTGCCAGCCGGTGGGAAGCAGCAGCAATGGGGATGTCTTAATTTAGAAACACTGGGCCCTTATTAAGAGTTACAGAACGTCCTCTATGATAAATAACTAATAGGTAATAAGCATTTTAGAGTATACAGATAAGTGTTTTTGGAAGAGCTAATGATAAATTAATGGCTTAACTTAAGTAGTATGTTTTAAGCAATCTTACCCTAACTGGCACATGAACAAAAGCAAAGTAGTCGGAATACTGTAATACAATTTAATAATAtactataataatatatatattatatatacatataatttgttcatttttattctgtgctcttaaCATTTCTAAAAGTTAGACAATACTCAGGATCACTATATCTACTTTCTGAAAACAAATTAGACCAGAATTATCAAGGATAAAAAGTAATAATCAATTGTTTAGATAACCATTATTCCTGAAATCATGTTTGTGACCCAAATATCTTTTAAGATCCATGCCATCTTACAAATTGTATAGAAACATGTAAAATTGTTCAGCTAATTATATTTTATGtgtggttttcttcctttttatgttttatgCTGTTCTTTGAGACAGtatttttcaaacatattttcttctaaatagtTTCTATGGAATATACTAGACAGAACAATCAAATTTTTAACAGACAAATGTCTTCAAACATTAACAGTTACATAGATGGATAatctctgtttacattttcttttaattacttaataattaattaagtaatttaaaattaatttaaaattaaattaactgatTAAAAGTAACTACAAAAAAATTACTTAATAATTTGATGACCTTTGAATTGTGTGCTAcataaaatatagttaaaattaatattttatagtcTTGAATAAGTAGAAATCAAAGACAAAAGACATTGAAAACTTTAGCTGAATTTCTTTCAGATATACACAGGAAAAGGAACTACTATGACaataaaaatctaaagaaaaatacagagaaatttcATTTTTGTGGAACAAAGATTTTTATGAATAAAGAAATTATGAAGAATATTATAGAAATCAAAGGCTAAAAAGGAGGAAACTATGTCTTGGAAGGTACTATCAGATACACTGGTATTACTAgggattatttatattatttgcaTTATTGTATTACTTTTACTATTTGGGatcctttttttcatttcctttacatATAATGCAACAGTACACTCATTTTTTTGAGAGAGAAACAACCCGGTGTATCATATTCACGGAGGCTTGTTTCACCAGTTGGTTCCATAAGGTGTAGATGAAAGGGTTCAGAAGTGGTGCAATGAAGGTACTGAGCACCGCAATCCACTTAGGAAAAGATACTCTTTGTTTCACTGATGGTTTAACATAcatgaagatgcagctgccataagAAAGGGAGATCACAATCATGTGAGAAGAACATGTTGAAAAAGCTTTTTCCTCTGATTAGCTGAAGGGATTTTTAGAATTGTTAAATCAATATACATATATGATATTATCACCAATACTAACGTGACCACAAGGGTCACCAACGCTGAAACGAGTCCCATTGTCTAGAACAGCTGCGTGTCTGAGCAGGGGTCTGCAGGAGGGGAGTTGTGTCACAGTAGAAATGATCAACAGTGTGGGAGTCACAGAAATCAATGTTTAGGCCTAAGAGGAGAGGTGGAAAGATGGTAAAGAACCCGGCAAGCCAACAACAGGAGACAAGCTGTGTGCAGATTTTAGTGCTCATGATGGCTGTGTAATGCAGGGGCTTAcagatggcaacatagcggtcataggacatggctgcCAGCAGGTAAAATTCAGATGCTCCGAGAAGGAAGGCAAAAAACACCTGAGCTGCACAACTGTTATAGGAAATGGTTTTGTCCCCAGTTGCCATCATCACCAGCAATTTAGGGATGCATGTAGTTGTGAAGGAAatttctaagaaggaaaaattccgaaggaagaagtacatgggggtcttGAGGTGAGTATCCAGCAGGGTGAGTGTGATGATGATCAGATTGCCAGTGATGCTGAGCAGGTAGGTGAGCAGCAGGAAGGTAAACAACAACACCTCCAGCTGTGGATCATCAGTCAGACCTGCTAGGATGAACACTGTCACTCTTGTGTGGTTCCCCATTACTGTCCTCTACTTGTCCAggtctaaatggaaaaaaaagaagtaaaagaaagtGGGGATCCAAATGGGAAAGTAACAGTTCTAAAGATGGTCATGGCAGGAAGAACAGTAGTTCACCTTCCAGAGTATCTGGACAGAGAGTTCAATCTTTAGTTTGCAGTTCTACCAGAGAAAAACCTACATGATGAGAATAATTGTTCAATGTTTTAATATGAATAAATTGGTGGGACTTTTAAAACAtagaataaaacatttttcatctCTTGGTTTTATGCAAGAGTTTGGGATAGATGCCATTTTCTGTTCAATATAAGAAGTTTGCATACCTGATGCAAAATGGTATGTGTAATTGCAAGTACATCAGCATATGTTTtgtatttaacacacacacacgtgtgcacgatacacacactcacacacacacacactgtagccATCATCATTAATTGAATTAATACACCTGTACAGGTTTACTTATCTAATCAAACTCAAGTGCCTGAATCTtgctgttatttattttaatgactaaTGAGATACAATTTCAAATAAGTTAAAGCATTGGGATGTATTTATTTGCTGTGTTTACTAGGATTTACATCACATGTATCTGTATTATCATCCCCACCCTATCTGTATTGTACTCCAAACCAAACTCGGTAGGAGCattcttttaatttcagttttactATGCCTTTTATGATTCTGAGAACaaaccaagaaaaataaagtgaaaaatcatAATAAGGAATATAGAAgcagatagaaatataaaaatatgtgttcAGGAGATTGATGTGTGAGAGGGAAAGCaaaaagaaagattaaaacaAAGCTTATGAAAACAGAGTGTTAAGAAGGCATTTTAGAGATAGAGTTTGATGGAAGAattaaaagaagtataaaaatatgttaatataagtaaaattgaaaaattgATTATGTAAATTAGTAAGCAAAATATGTAACTTAGCAGttaaaatgtattgaaaaatgagaaaatgtttaaCAATGAAATTTCTTCTCCATCTGTTTCTATTATTTCACTTACCTTTTTATTCTCTATCTAACACACACACTGAAATAGACAATTCTGGGTCAGAATGGCCTAAAATAAGTGAGGAATGAATATTTGGTAATTATTAAACACATAATGAATCTCAGAACATTAGTGACATGAATtttaagattttcaaatgtttggcTAACacataattaagaaaaatgtttattataggCTACTATTCTCACCACCATGTACATATATTGTGCAGCTAATAAATTGAAATTCAGGATTATCTTGAAATAGTCTTTTTTCTAAGTTGTCCTTTGGAAGTACATTTTGTGTAAATAATTACAAGACAGATTTTAgtgtatttctttaaagaaattaatcTCTCTAAAGAAAATTGCCTTCATTGGTATATTTTCATCATCAAACAGAAAAAGGTTAAagtttattgatggacactataTAACACAATGTTTTGTCTTGACAATATCAAGATAATTGTTTCCAACCTCTAAAACATACATTATTTTTGAAAGggcatatataaattaaaataaacatataaggTAAAATGAAAGTTATTTCTAATAATATCTAGAGGAGTTTATTGGTGGATACAagataagaaaatgagatctgcTGTCAAAATCATGGTAATAATGTACACACTTTGGGTGaaaaaaatgacttttatttCCTATACATTCCTTTACATTCATATATTTGTGAAGCAATCTATTgtacattttccttcatttatACAAATCACTTCCATGGCAACGTTGTAGGAATGCATATACCTAAAATCCTTAAATCAGAATTCTACCATGTCAGATTATTACTTTTCCCAGTTTCAACAATTGTACACACCAACTATCCCCAAACATCTGTGGTTGATGATGAAGATACCAAGGAAGGCAATTCAGTAAAAAATTAACACAGGTCACATTAGCAAACCATCAGAAGGCAGGCCTCGGCAAACAATGAGGTTTATTTGAGTTATACATTGTGACTATCGATAAATGTTAAGAAGGAACAGCTTTTTCAATACTAAATTGTCATTGTATTCCATTTGTCTTTTTTCACCATTTTCCCTAAATCAAAACTTGAAAAGTTAGACACAGTAACATAAATACAGTaatgataaaataacaaaaaaataggtTAAAATATACCTGACAGGAAATGTGGTAAATACATACAAATGGATATTTTTAGGTTTAacaggaaggaaatcctgacatgtgtgacaacatggatgaaacttgaggacattaaGCTACGCAAAATAAGCAGTTGTAGAGAGCTGCTACACAATGTTGTACCTACAGTTAACTACTCTATTGtgcctttaaaaatataagtggGTAGATCACACACTGTGTTCTAACCACCAATAAAACCATAATCTATACATATTCACAAGTATAACAGTTAGACATAGAGAAcaagattaataataatttattgatAGCTAATTATGCTATATGCTGTACAGAATTATTTTCATTCCTATACTAAGTTATATATACTTGATTAACCTGACATTTCTACTGACTTACTGATGGGGAAATATATACTTAGAGGTTATAAAACCTCAAGTTTATTAACTCTTTGCTATATTTAACATGCAAATTGTACTCTAGATAAGACGGAATAAATTTGAGAAGCCATTAATAACTTTCCTCTAACCTTTTGAATCCCTTCAATTTTctatcacattttttttctttttccacaaactttttaattttttctgtatcttccaaCTGACTCTATCACATAATGATCATTAGGAATATTACACCACAATTAGGATTATAGTATTTTTCCATTactaaaaagtatttatttaatttacaatACTTTTTAGTATTCATACTTATTTcagctttacacacacacacacacacacacacacacacacacctttctaAAATACTTCAGAAACTTAATGctttaaatagaatagaaatgtaTTTTAGCAGATTAAATTCTAGTTTttacataaaatggaaaattttacttTGTTATAAAGCTTTTGTTTTCTACACATGATTTTGCTTAGGTATAAAATAATTTGGATACATGCTCTGTTTCAATGTAATACAAAACTTGAGAaatgctctgtgtgtgtgagtgtatatatatatttgagcagAGCTGGAAAGGGGAacttgccttctatggcattagAGAAAGTGATTTTATTCTACATTTCTAAAATAGCATTTCTTCACTATTTTCtactgtgtgtgcgtgtgtgtgtgtgtatgtgtgtgtgtgtgtgtgtatacatctacttatttatttgtaCCTATGAGTTATTATGGGATTTGGAAATGTGGACCTCTATTTAGCACCATACCTATAAAAGTACATATTGTTAAAGATCGATCGTTTTTTCATTAATAGATAAATTATTTGGTCATACACTATTAAATTGAGCAACAAATAATGTTTCTTGGTTTTTAAGTAGAAGCATTCACATGGTCAATAAGTGATAgatgtttaaataattttttccctAAAGAAATTACAAGATCATAAAGGCAATTCCTgtcaaatacaaatgaaaatcacAAAATTGTATTTTCTGCATAAAGTAGGTACAATATATCAATATTTACAGTGTCTCCTCCATTCTAGGTGATGATTTTCCTAAACAATACTCAaaatacaattttacttcttaaaatgatttttaagacgTTGCAACTAACAAAGTGTTCGCAAGAACAGGAACTGGTTGACACACAAAAGTTACTTAAACTGAAtgagaaagcaataaaaaaatgtgCTTGGAAACtgctggaagaaaagaaagagaatgaaaaggataACAGGGAGGCCATTGTGATTTGAAGAAACTATGGAAATTTCatgattgtattttttaaattgccctGCAATGTGTCCCTAATTCATACACCACAACTTTTTCAGTTGCGTGTGAAAAACAGTCTTCCTTGCCATGTCCACGAAGGCTCGCTTGACTTGCTGATTCCTCAGGCTAtaaatgaaggggttcagcatgggggctACCGAGGTGTTTAGCACAGCAACTCCCTTGCTCAGAGACATTCTGTCTTTTGCTGAGAatttaatatacataaatatgcaGCTGCCATAAGAGATGGAAATGACAATCATATGGGATGAACATGTGGAAAAGGCCTTTGTCCTCTGACTACTAGAAGGAATCCTCAAAATTGTTCGGACGATATACATGTAGGACACAACTATTAATGCCAAAGTGAACATGAGAGTAAACACAGCACAGGAAAACCCCATTATCTCTAGGAATTTTGTGTCTGAACAAGAAAGTTGCAGCAGGGGAAAATAATCACAGGTAAAATGGTCAATAATATTAGACCTACAGTAATCAAGGTTCAAGAGCAACATGAGGGCAGGGAATATGATTAAGAATGAAAGTAGCCACGAAGAAAAGACAAGGAGAGTGCAGACTCTACGATTCATGATGGTcctgtaatgcaggggtttgcagatggcaatataacggtcataggacatggcagcTAGAAGGTAAAATTCAGTGACTCccaagagaataaaaaaaaataattgagcaATGCAATCATTAAAGGGAATGGTTTTATCTCCTGTAATGATGGTGCCAAGGAACTTGGGTATACTGACTGTTGTGAATGAAACCTCTAACAAGGAGAAATTTCTGAGGAAAAAGTACAttggggtgtggaggtgggggtccAGAAGGGTGAGGGTGATAATGGTCAGGTTCCCAGTGATGCTGAGCATGTAGGTGATGAACAAGAAGACAAAGATCACCACCTGAAGCTTGGGGTCATCTGAAAGTCCCAGGAGGATAAACTCTCTTATTTCTGTGGAGTTTCTCATTCTTCAgatgtttttttggttttctccCATCAGACATGTAGAACAAATCACAAAGAACTATTCTGAAGAGTGGATTAACAAATATTCAAGTTTAGAGCTGGAATTTGGCTGAAATAGCATGTCATTTCACCTTCAGGGGAAATTTAAAGCAAACTAACATTTGATACTAACAACCTTAGTTGATACTAACTAATGATCATTGATACTAACAACAGTCCTTTAATTTCCTCTCTGTTACAGGTGAAATCTCTAGTTAAGGGAAGTTAAAACTCAGTACCACAAAGCTTGAAGTAGTAGGACAATGATTTGTTCTCAGACTTTCGTGACTCTTAATCCTACCTGTTGTCTTTCAGAGACGTGTGCATGAGTTTTCTTCCCATTGAGAACCACTTTTGGGCTATTTCTTATTTCTCCAGTCCCTCTCCATGTTATCCATTCTGCGTAATTAAAACATTGAGAATTCTCAAAACCCAgaaagatactttttaaaaaaataaaaagtgactgTTTTGTCCTCAGCCATCTATCAATTTTTTGCTAACACTCAGCTTTTTCCAACTCCTGTTATTTCCTCACTGAGAGCCGTTAATAGTAAAGTCGTTGCCACCAGCAACCTTTGATGGTagggacagagagaagaaagggaaaataatttaAGCTGGAAGTGCTTAAAACTAAGGTTGATTACATTTGGATCCCTGAGAACATTTTATGATGTGTCCTTTTTATGACCTTTATTCCTATACAAccgatttccctttctatttctattaaCTATTAATATCATTATTATATTGAAGAATGTCCCTCAGAAGTAATAGTAAAGACACCCAAAATCATATCCTTCCTTATTCTCACAACACTGGGTTCCATTCCCGTTGTATGAGTTCCATCGGAATCCTATACTCAATTCTTCCCATCCACCCAATATACTGTGCTAAACTCTCCCATGATCTCCTCTACCACTTGTGCATATCGGCAAGGTAGGACAGTCTTACTTTCGAATCTATTGCAACATAATCCAGTGCCTAGTATCATCACAATAGGTTTAAAACATTTGCCTCATTAATTAATAAATTGATGTTGAGTTTTTTTGTGGAATCGCTTGTTACCATCAGGCATGGTTCTCTATTTTACACCAAATTCTAGGCTGTCTGTTACATAGGTTATGTCTTTGTTTTACAAATTCCTACTTTACCTACTTGTCAAGATATATTTACCCACTTGACCTAAATTCCCTGCTGAGTAAATTTATAAAAGAAGACATGTAAAGGAACCCAATTTTtggatatgtaatttaaaataaactaaataaaccTTACTTCAAAACTACTTTCCTTAAATTTCTTTACAATTCATCCTTTTAATTAACTTTCCTCCTGCTCAGTGACATCACTGTTCCTTCATTGGACTTTGTCACTGAAAGTACTAGTTTTGCATAACAGCTTGAAATAAAAAAACTGCATTCTTATGAAACAGTATTTCCTTTCAATTTCAAGATTGAAATTACTGTAATAACTTACTGGCATTGGaaactaaagtttaaaaaatattgtatctTTTCTCTTCCATCGTGAATAATGTCTCATTGCACTCACCGTATTTTCAGCCTTCAACTTTTTTGcatgtttgttttctctcttatGTTTCCTATTAATTTTAACACTTTTCTGAAGAATAATCACATGACTTACACTTATTGGCTACTTATTAAACCTTTGAAGGAACATATGAGGAGCTGTGAAGAAAGGTACTAACAGATATTGGAAGAGTTCAAGGGGCATTACCGAGTATGAATGTTTAAACAGCCAGTCTTTAGGACCACAGGAAATAGGCTTATGGAGACTAGCAGGACACGATACAGTATTACAGAATTGTGGGTGATATGCTATACTTTCTACATAAAAATGTTGATGCAAGTTCAATTCAATGGACTATATTCAACTACCAATATTAAATAATCCTGATGAGAATGATCaggattcattcatttttcagccTTTTGAGAGAAGTAATATTCAATATTTAACAAGGTGCGTTTGATTCCTGGAGTCCTCAGTCATCTCGCGGGTCTTCATGCAGAGTGTGAAGGCTAGCTCTAAGCCTTTACCTCATcctttcagctttttatttatgAAAGCTGATCTATATGTCCCCCTGGAGAAACAGGGTTAAGATTATTAAGCTTTATACTTCCTTCCACCCATTTAATCAAGTTCACTTCCTGCCTGAGAACCCTGCTACAGACTCTTTGAGCTGTTCAAAATGACAACTAGCAATAATGcttcatatttattaaataagatgACTACAAAGCATCTTTGAAACATCTTTCTGAAAACACCCCTCTATCCTGCATTTCAGAATCCTCACCATCAAGTTAATATGAACAATGATTCTTTAGATATAGATAAACCAGatattgatgatttctttgatgTACAAAGTGAGAAAGGGACTTTATATTAAAGAATACATTGTTTGTTCATTTGAGAGACTGAGAGAATAGCCTTagactttttccattttattgatggtgtgttttgctaGTTTTGATTTTCATAATGTTTATGTTGCACTGAGTGGAAATATTTCTTAATAATGCAATAACTTTGGAAGtttgattgtttccattttttctatGTTTACTAAATTCTCTCTTCTCCAGTTAAACCTCCTTAGAGgtcattagaaaaaaatcacaaaacacatCTCCAAAGCAATGTGCATTATTGATCTTatccctcattttatttttttatttttctattttatgcatttaaagaGTCATTAAGGGCCAAGGTAATACACTTGAGGGAAGGAAAGTTGTTTAATTCAGTGTTGTGGGTAACATCCAGTTCGGCTTCACAATTACTCTAAGTTTACTTTGGGCACAGCTCAGTGGGTCTGGTATTGGGCTGTGACCCTGGGTTCCTTTAAGAGCTTCTCTTGGCCTGAAGGAAGCAAAGACTCCTCAGGAGAACCTATGGAGTGGTAGGAAGGATTGTTTTATTAgatgcttttaattttgttttcataattaCTTTAGATgactatttctctggagaactctaaaTAATTTACATCCATTTTAACAATCATGGGCAGACCGACTTGTCAGCATTCATATCCGTGTTTATAGAAAAACATCAATGGAAAAGAGAGGTCATCAAATCACTTTTataataatttaagaaatagCAAACTCAAGTCTTCAGGGGTTCATGCTAGTATCAACTCCTATTCTCATGCTTTCAGGTCATTAACTAGCCATCTATAATTTAAATAAGGacggaaaaataaattaattataagATTTTACCAAAAACATTATTAAGTTCTTATTTATGGCATTCTAGGGTTAATTATTCTCATAGAAAATATGTGGACTTTGCAGTTAGCAAATTAAAAATTGGGCCACTTAATGTATTTGTGACTTTGGATTAGTTATTTCTTTAAGATTCAGTTTTCTCTGTTTAAAATGGAGTTGAATTTTCAAGGGTGTTTTTGAGAATTAATTGAAATATTAtaagtgaaactactctgtgaaTCATGTGACATTAAATATGCATTTAGAAGAGCTGTTTTATTTGCTTGGTTTTCTTGTAGACAAAATTCATTCCTAATTTCGGAAAGGATATTGACAGTTAAATGTAATTTAGCAAAGACATTCCAATGAAGTGCTaaggatttttatattttatcttatttagcCCTTATAACACACCTTGAAACTTTCATCTTTATTCCTAAATGAAGAACTAGGCTCAGTCAGGTTATATTCCTTAGATATATTCATATAGCCAGCAAATGTCATATATAATCACAGACTGCCTGAAACTAAAGTTTGTTTTCTTGAACAAAGTACTACGTAGCTTACATCCAATTGGAAATACACAGACACAGATATAGTAATTTCCTGTCTTTACTTAATAGAGAATcaataaatttatataataaaacaaaatgagcTAACTCCTTTTTATGCTTTTCATTATATGCAGTTGCAAAATATAACTCCATTATATCCTATTTAATGAATCTATGATAATGTTTGAGtgatttccatttccttctatgtGTCTGACTTACCTCTGATGTTCATATGCACAGGCTCACTAACACTCAGAATGAttggaatattaaaataattatcagATACCATTGTTACAATCCAGGGAAACCAGCAttcctgaaaacatttcctctcattgaaaaaatttatttttattgt comes from the Manis pentadactyla isolate mManPen7 chromosome 10, mManPen7.hap1, whole genome shotgun sequence genome and includes:
- the LOC118926491 gene encoding olfactory receptor 6C1, with translation MRNSTEIREFILLGLSDDPKLQVVIFVFLFITYMLSITGNLTIITLTLLDPHLHTPMYFFLRNFSLLEVSFTTVSIPKFLGTIITGDKTIPFNDCIAQLFFFILLGVTEFYLLAAMSYDRYIAICKPLHYRTIMNRRVCTLLVFSSWLLSFLIIFPALMLLLNLDYCRSNIIDHFTCDYFPLLQLSCSDTKFLEIMGFSCAVFTLMFTLALIVVSYMYIVRTILRIPSSSQRTKAFSTCSSHMIVISISYGSCIFMYIKFSAKDRMSLSKGVAVLNTSVAPMLNPFIYSLRNQQVKRAFVDMARKTVFHTQLKKLWCMN